In Bacteroidota bacterium, the sequence TCTAACAGAAGCCATATCAACCTCCTTCTAATGTGAATTTATTAATCTGGGTTTGTACATTACATTCCCCATCTATGAATTTCTTCATCTCTGATTCAGGAATTCTAATGCACCTACCAATTCT encodes:
- a CDS encoding helix-turn-helix domain-containing protein, translated to MEKLLRYRDAAELLSASERSIRRWVVEKDIKTVRIGRCIRIPESEMKKFIDGECNVQTQINKFTLEGG